The Labilithrix sp. genome contains a region encoding:
- a CDS encoding DUF3105 domain-containing protein, translated as MKSCLALALSVIALIAACSSDSDDNSGTTSSSTSGAPPDADAGPAVCSADPTPPDVRNASCAVTINTHALQEPANKHVQVGTAVDYCTNPPSSGPHYFAWTSFGEFTQPVEWQYLVHSEEHGAVLLLYKCDPACPEIVEQLREVKTRAPNDCGGNKRIIIAPAPSIPTKVAAAAWGKTLTADCVDGPTFDEFVANNIAKGPEDICVPGQVFP; from the coding sequence GTGAAGTCTTGCTTGGCCCTCGCTCTCTCGGTCATCGCGCTCATCGCCGCGTGCAGCTCCGACTCGGACGACAACTCTGGGACGACGTCGAGCTCGACGAGCGGCGCGCCCCCCGACGCCGACGCGGGGCCGGCGGTGTGCTCCGCCGATCCCACGCCGCCCGACGTCCGCAACGCCTCGTGCGCGGTGACGATCAACACCCACGCGCTGCAGGAGCCCGCGAACAAGCACGTGCAGGTCGGCACCGCGGTCGACTACTGCACGAACCCGCCGTCGAGCGGCCCGCACTACTTCGCGTGGACGAGCTTCGGCGAGTTCACGCAGCCGGTGGAGTGGCAGTACCTCGTCCACAGCGAGGAGCACGGCGCGGTGCTGCTGCTCTACAAGTGCGACCCCGCGTGCCCGGAGATCGTGGAGCAGCTCCGCGAGGTGAAGACGCGCGCGCCGAACGACTGCGGCGGCAACAAGCGCATCATCATCGCGCCCGCCCCGAGCATCCCGACGAAGGTCGCCGCCGCGGCGTGGGGCAAGACGCTCACCGCCGACTGCGTCGACGGTCCCACCTTCGACGAGTTCGTCGCGAACAACATCGCGAAGGGCCCCGAAGACATCTGCGTCCCGGGCCAGGTGTTTCCGTAG
- a CDS encoding YihY/virulence factor BrkB family protein codes for MAERDEPTPMENLGVTPLPTSRPPFESHYELSHPRGRIRPPLEATAPRWRRFGRALFRLGQGLYFHDVFQVAPAMAFHFFLSLLPLLAFVGYVLGIIAEQKGVTTVLALFLENLPTSTEAVLKSEVTALARADRLGPIALAGFFWVASGGIHGLMDAMERVVGAKPRPWWKKRALALAWVVATLIAFAIASYGIIEWDNVTRFDPESGTTVLVPTLSVLKTGGARVFGAASSLAVAIGGLAAFYRFAVAHSRKVKRRVLPGAIVAVALWIIVSWGFGVYVQSLSNYTVYYGSLAVVAVLLVWLWLVSIAMLIGAELNSQLEGLRDALRSEP; via the coding sequence GTGGCGGAACGCGACGAGCCCACGCCGATGGAGAACCTGGGAGTGACGCCGCTGCCGACGTCACGGCCTCCGTTCGAGTCGCACTACGAGCTCTCGCATCCGCGAGGACGCATCCGTCCGCCGCTCGAGGCGACCGCGCCGCGGTGGCGTCGCTTCGGGCGCGCGCTCTTCCGGCTCGGGCAAGGGCTCTACTTCCACGACGTCTTCCAGGTCGCGCCCGCGATGGCGTTCCACTTCTTCCTGAGCCTCTTGCCGCTGCTCGCGTTCGTCGGCTACGTGCTCGGCATCATCGCGGAGCAGAAGGGCGTCACGACCGTGCTCGCGCTCTTCCTCGAGAACCTCCCGACCTCGACCGAGGCGGTCCTCAAGAGCGAGGTCACCGCGCTCGCGCGGGCGGATCGCCTCGGACCGATCGCGCTCGCGGGGTTCTTCTGGGTCGCCTCCGGCGGCATCCACGGGCTCATGGACGCGATGGAGCGCGTCGTCGGCGCGAAGCCGCGGCCGTGGTGGAAGAAGCGCGCGCTCGCGCTCGCGTGGGTCGTCGCGACGCTCATCGCGTTCGCGATCGCGTCGTACGGCATCATCGAATGGGACAACGTCACGCGCTTCGATCCCGAGAGCGGGACCACCGTCCTCGTGCCGACGCTGAGCGTGCTGAAGACCGGCGGCGCGCGCGTCTTCGGCGCGGCCTCTTCGCTCGCGGTCGCGATCGGCGGGCTCGCGGCGTTCTATCGCTTCGCGGTCGCGCACTCGCGCAAGGTGAAGCGTCGCGTGCTCCCGGGGGCGATCGTCGCGGTCGCGCTCTGGATCATCGTGTCGTGGGGGTTCGGTGTCTACGTCCAGAGCCTGAGCAACTACACCGTCTACTACGGGAGCCTCGCGGTGGTCGCTGTGCTCCTCGTGTGGTTGTGGCTCGTCAGCATCGCGATGCTCATCGGCGCGGAGCTGAATTCCCAGCTCGAAGGCTTGCGCGACGCGCTCCGCTCCGAGCCCTGA
- a CDS encoding trypsin-like serine protease — translation MITDALRRLPLAGTSTFVATTMLALLGAGCVRRQSIPDDHMVQAVEQEASSGVVAIATTMADSPSHITLCSGALVAPNLVLTARHCVSRAVTATPSCDARGRSHNGDHLAEDVDPAAIAIYTGAHVRPDVDAPAARAVRTLHPAGQVLCDSDVAFLVLDRPVVNSTVLSMRLHAPVETGDVVVPVGFGGGPLNIVGHKVARSKSTVLATGPSANAATGAVLGPREFEVDRATCRGDSGGPAIDVNSGEIVGVVSRGGSCSAHGNHVYTRVDAYNKLATAAFVAADRESKFASRDIPVLDR, via the coding sequence ATGATCACCGACGCTCTTCGCCGCCTTCCTCTCGCCGGTACCTCCACCTTCGTCGCCACGACGATGCTCGCGCTCCTCGGCGCCGGTTGCGTTCGTCGTCAGTCGATCCCCGACGATCACATGGTGCAGGCGGTGGAGCAGGAGGCTTCGTCGGGTGTCGTCGCGATCGCGACGACGATGGCGGACTCGCCTTCGCACATCACGCTCTGCAGCGGCGCGCTCGTCGCTCCGAACCTCGTCCTCACCGCGCGTCACTGCGTCTCGCGCGCGGTGACCGCGACGCCGTCGTGCGACGCGCGCGGCCGCTCGCACAACGGCGATCACCTCGCCGAGGACGTCGACCCCGCGGCGATTGCAATCTACACGGGTGCGCACGTCCGCCCCGACGTCGACGCCCCCGCCGCGCGCGCGGTGCGCACGCTCCACCCCGCCGGTCAGGTGCTCTGCGACTCGGACGTCGCGTTCCTCGTCCTCGATCGTCCGGTCGTGAACAGCACCGTGCTCTCGATGCGCCTCCACGCGCCGGTCGAGACCGGCGACGTCGTCGTCCCGGTGGGCTTCGGCGGCGGTCCGCTCAACATCGTAGGCCACAAGGTCGCGCGCTCGAAGAGCACCGTCCTCGCGACCGGCCCCTCCGCGAACGCGGCGACGGGCGCGGTCCTCGGCCCGCGCGAGTTCGAGGTCGATCGCGCGACGTGCCGCGGCGACTCGGGCGGCCCCGCCATCGACGTGAACAGCGGCGAGATCGTCGGCGTCGTCTCGCGCGGCGGCAGCTGCTCCGCGCACGGCAACCACGTCTACACGCGCGTCGACGCGTACAACAAGCTCGCGACCGCGGCCTTCGTCGCGGCCGACCGCGAGTCCAAGTTCGCCTCCCGCGACATCCCGGTCCTCGACCGCTGA
- a CDS encoding uracil-DNA glycosylase, with the protein MPVAVPEAPPPSPKAAPRALDVIQEEVASCMKCGLGATRQNTVFARGNPEAKLCFVGEAPGADEDAQGLPFVGRAGQLLDRMIVAMGLDPEKDVYVCNIIKCRPPGNRRPEPPEIEACIPYLHEQLAKVDPKAIVALGNTAVAALIGTKMGITKVRGSWKLYRGKVPVMPTYHPSYLLRPGATQAEAKRQVWEDLQTVMKELGLESPAKKPRQ; encoded by the coding sequence ATGCCGGTCGCCGTGCCCGAAGCTCCCCCTCCCTCGCCGAAGGCGGCGCCGCGCGCGCTCGACGTCATCCAGGAAGAAGTTGCATCCTGCATGAAGTGCGGGCTCGGGGCGACGCGCCAGAACACCGTGTTCGCGCGCGGCAACCCCGAGGCGAAGCTGTGCTTCGTCGGCGAAGCGCCGGGCGCCGACGAGGACGCGCAGGGCCTGCCGTTCGTCGGGCGCGCGGGGCAGCTCCTCGATCGGATGATCGTGGCGATGGGGCTCGATCCCGAGAAGGACGTCTACGTCTGCAACATCATCAAGTGCCGGCCGCCCGGCAACCGGCGGCCGGAGCCGCCGGAGATCGAGGCGTGCATCCCGTACCTCCACGAGCAGCTCGCGAAGGTCGACCCGAAGGCGATCGTCGCGCTCGGGAACACGGCCGTCGCCGCGCTCATCGGCACGAAGATGGGCATCACGAAGGTCCGCGGCTCGTGGAAGCTCTATCGCGGCAAGGTCCCCGTGATGCCGACGTACCATCCGTCGTACCTCCTTCGCCCCGGCGCGACGCAGGCGGAGGCGAAGCGTCAGGTCTGGGAAGACTTGCAGACCGTGATGAAGGAGCTCGGGCTCGAGTCCCCCGCGAAGAAGCCGCGTCAGTAG
- a CDS encoding ABC transporter permease, which yields MRRALLIARRDYLAAVRTRAFIVSLLLMPILSSLAIGFQVMTAQAERGTTKRYAVVDRTRSFREALEEANTRRTNVEIVDPKTKLLNAPIYGLEFVEPSADEPDAVQQQRLLLSQRHQRGELEGFLDIGPDVLLVAPRTGPPDDRRSVRFQSEKAIERDFSTWAGRVINDAVQARRFAAHGLTPEMIREAQTPVRQQFKGATRLDPASGKIADSTDDHRIVSFVLPAILVAMMLMVVVLSAVPAMQGIVEEKQQRIAEVLLGCVTPFEMMLGKLLGVVAVSLTIATVYLGGGYLVAGRFGAASVVSPALIAWFVVFLVLAVLAYGSLFMAVGAAAGDLKETQSLQMPVTFVAVMPILLLGTILREPNGKVALVGSFIPFSSPMLMMARLSTSAEVPFWQPALAAVGVLVTALACVWAAGRIFRVGLLLQGKGVRMSDLVRWVVRG from the coding sequence ATGCGTAGGGCCCTCCTCATCGCGCGCCGCGACTACCTCGCCGCGGTGCGGACGCGCGCGTTCATCGTGAGCCTCTTGCTGATGCCGATCCTGAGCTCGCTCGCGATCGGCTTCCAGGTCATGACCGCGCAGGCGGAGCGAGGGACGACGAAGCGCTACGCCGTCGTCGATCGCACGCGCTCCTTCCGCGAGGCGCTCGAGGAGGCGAACACGCGGCGCACCAACGTCGAGATCGTCGACCCGAAGACGAAGCTCCTCAACGCGCCGATCTACGGGCTCGAGTTCGTCGAGCCCTCCGCCGACGAGCCGGACGCGGTGCAGCAGCAGCGGCTCCTCCTCTCGCAGCGCCATCAGCGCGGCGAGCTCGAGGGCTTCCTCGACATCGGCCCCGACGTCCTCCTCGTCGCGCCGCGCACGGGGCCGCCCGACGATCGGCGCAGCGTCCGCTTCCAGTCGGAGAAGGCGATCGAGCGCGACTTCTCGACCTGGGCGGGGCGCGTGATCAACGACGCCGTCCAGGCGAGGCGCTTCGCCGCGCACGGCCTCACTCCGGAGATGATCCGCGAGGCGCAGACGCCGGTCCGCCAGCAGTTCAAGGGCGCGACGCGGCTCGATCCCGCGAGCGGCAAGATCGCCGACTCGACCGACGACCACCGCATCGTCTCGTTCGTCCTCCCCGCCATCCTCGTCGCGATGATGCTCATGGTCGTCGTGCTCTCCGCCGTCCCCGCGATGCAGGGGATCGTCGAAGAGAAGCAGCAGCGCATCGCGGAGGTGCTCCTCGGCTGCGTGACGCCGTTCGAGATGATGCTCGGCAAGCTCCTCGGCGTCGTCGCGGTCTCGCTCACGATCGCGACGGTGTACCTCGGCGGCGGCTACCTCGTCGCGGGCCGCTTCGGCGCCGCGAGCGTGGTGTCGCCCGCGCTCATCGCGTGGTTCGTCGTGTTCCTCGTCCTCGCCGTCCTCGCGTACGGCTCGCTCTTCATGGCGGTGGGGGCGGCGGCGGGGGACCTGAAGGAGACGCAGTCGCTGCAGATGCCGGTCACCTTCGTCGCGGTGATGCCGATCCTGCTCCTCGGGACGATCCTGCGCGAGCCGAACGGCAAGGTCGCGCTCGTCGGCTCGTTCATCCCGTTCTCGAGCCCGATGCTGATGATGGCGCGCCTCTCGACCTCGGCGGAGGTCCCCTTCTGGCAGCCCGCCCTCGCGGCGGTCGGCGTGCTCGTGACCGCGCTCGCGTGCGTCTGGGCGGCGGGGCGGATCTTCCGCGTCGGGCTCCTCCTGCAGGGCAAGGGCGTGCGGATGAGCGATCTCGTCCGTTGGGTCGTCCGCGGCTAG
- a CDS encoding ATP-binding cassette domain-containing protein yields the protein MSGAHAVEIEGVTKTFGKQVAVDDLSLAVPEGVVYGFIGPNGSGKTTTLRMITRIYHPDRGRIRILGEERWSAVNDRVAYLPEERGLYKQMTVRDVLAFYAALKGVSDAKPAIDRWLERLGLAAHGDKRVASLSKGMSQKVQFIATVIASPKLVLLDEPFSGLDPVNAVVLREAILELKKTATVIFSTHDMEIAERMCDAIFMIFRGKKVLDGTLEQIQDAHGEDTIRVKLDGSPSLGDLPGVSAVTDFGKLQQLRIEPGTDPQRILAELVKRGTVRHFELARPSLQEIFVRIARPELDAPHA from the coding sequence TTGAGCGGCGCGCACGCAGTCGAGATCGAAGGAGTCACCAAGACGTTCGGGAAGCAGGTCGCGGTGGACGACCTGTCGCTCGCGGTACCCGAGGGCGTCGTCTACGGCTTCATCGGACCGAACGGGTCCGGGAAGACGACGACGCTCCGGATGATCACGCGCATCTACCACCCCGATCGCGGGCGCATCCGCATCCTCGGCGAGGAGCGGTGGTCGGCGGTGAACGACCGCGTCGCGTACCTCCCCGAGGAACGTGGACTCTACAAACAAATGACGGTCCGCGACGTCCTCGCGTTCTACGCCGCGCTGAAGGGGGTCTCCGACGCGAAGCCCGCGATCGATCGCTGGCTCGAGCGCCTCGGCCTCGCCGCCCACGGCGACAAGCGCGTCGCGAGCCTCTCGAAGGGCATGTCGCAGAAGGTGCAGTTCATCGCGACCGTGATCGCGTCGCCGAAGCTGGTGCTGCTCGACGAGCCGTTCAGCGGGCTCGATCCCGTGAACGCGGTCGTGTTGCGGGAGGCGATCCTCGAGCTGAAGAAGACGGCGACGGTCATCTTCTCCACCCACGACATGGAGATCGCCGAGCGCATGTGCGACGCGATCTTCATGATCTTCCGCGGCAAGAAGGTCCTCGACGGCACGCTGGAGCAGATCCAGGACGCGCACGGCGAGGACACGATCCGCGTGAAGCTCGACGGCTCGCCGAGCCTCGGCGACCTCCCCGGCGTGAGCGCGGTGACGGACTTCGGGAAGCTGCAGCAGCTCCGCATCGAGCCGGGCACTGATCCGCAGCGCATCCTCGCCGAGCTCGTGAAGCGCGGGACCGTCCGCCACTTCGAGCTCGCGCGCCCGTCGCTCCAGGAGATCTTCGTGCGCATCGCGCGGCCCGAGCTCGACGCCCCCCATGCGTAG
- a CDS encoding energy transducer TonB — MGSSTNGKAGKSPAMLLDDPMARVLDAPRVPTEVTIAGAIVLHLVIGAGAVGAGLYEDIASWQRGIRDVIAYQLQQYEVDVVKEPEKPPEPEPEKEPEPEPEPEPEKAPPPKEAPPEAPPQPAEAANVLTSDPNPNEPVDLTGGFVTGSGNTYAGGSTSSQGTSKTAVYNPAAANTGVPGGTGTAPAPPPPRKDDKSRGAGLLGSSDWNDCPFPGEADAEQIDSMKVLIKVDVKPDGSPSNVTVVEDPGHGFGREARKCAMRKKYSPGLDADGNPIASTTKPFRVRFER; from the coding sequence ATGGGCAGCAGTACCAACGGCAAAGCGGGCAAGAGCCCGGCCATGCTCCTCGACGATCCGATGGCGCGGGTCCTCGACGCCCCGCGCGTCCCGACCGAGGTGACGATCGCGGGCGCGATCGTGCTCCACCTCGTCATCGGCGCGGGCGCGGTGGGCGCCGGCCTCTACGAGGACATCGCCTCGTGGCAGCGCGGCATCCGCGACGTCATCGCGTACCAGCTCCAGCAATACGAGGTCGACGTCGTCAAGGAGCCGGAGAAGCCGCCCGAGCCCGAGCCCGAGAAGGAGCCCGAGCCCGAACCGGAGCCGGAGCCGGAGAAGGCGCCGCCGCCGAAGGAGGCTCCGCCCGAGGCGCCCCCGCAGCCGGCCGAGGCCGCGAACGTCCTCACCTCCGATCCGAACCCCAACGAGCCGGTCGATCTCACCGGCGGGTTCGTCACCGGCAGCGGCAACACGTACGCCGGCGGCTCGACGAGCTCGCAGGGCACGAGCAAGACCGCGGTCTACAACCCGGCCGCCGCGAACACGGGCGTGCCCGGCGGCACCGGCACCGCGCCGGCCCCTCCCCCGCCGCGCAAGGACGACAAGTCCCGCGGCGCCGGCCTCCTCGGCTCCTCGGACTGGAACGACTGCCCGTTCCCGGGCGAGGCCGACGCCGAGCAGATCGACTCGATGAAGGTCCTCATCAAGGTGGACGTGAAGCCCGACGGCTCGCCGTCGAACGTCACCGTGGTGGAGGATCCGGGCCACGGCTTCGGCCGCGAGGCGCGCAAATGCGCCATGAGGAAGAAGTACTCCCCCGGCCTCGACGCCGACGGCAATCCGATCGCCAGCACGACGAAGCCGTTCCGCGTACGCTTCGAGCGTTGA
- a CDS encoding biopolymer transporter ExbD codes for MAGGASTGDGEDAITGINVTPLVDIVLVLLIIFMVTAKLIVNKSVPLDLPKAATGSDIQTVFSIVLASDGSTMVDSKAVPNDDVILGMARSAHEKNPELRAVIKADSAVPHGRVIHVLDLLKQAQVAKIAFGVSPVPPGVPGAPAPAPK; via the coding sequence ATGGCGGGCGGCGCATCCACGGGCGACGGCGAAGACGCGATCACCGGCATCAACGTCACGCCGCTGGTCGACATCGTCCTCGTGCTCCTGATCATCTTCATGGTGACGGCGAAGCTCATCGTGAACAAGTCGGTGCCGCTCGACCTGCCGAAGGCGGCGACGGGCTCGGACATCCAGACCGTGTTCAGCATCGTCCTCGCCTCCGACGGCTCGACGATGGTGGACAGCAAGGCCGTCCCGAACGACGACGTCATCCTCGGGATGGCGCGCTCCGCGCACGAGAAGAACCCCGAGCTCCGCGCGGTCATCAAGGCCGACTCCGCCGTCCCGCACGGTCGAGTGATCCACGTGCTCGACCTGCTCAAGCAGGCGCAGGTAGCGAAAATCGCGTTCGGCGTGTCTCCGGTGCCCCCTGGCGTGCCGGGTGCACCAGCACCGGCACCGAAGTAA
- a CDS encoding MotA/TolQ/ExbB proton channel family protein: protein MIEKVKSAMVGLGAGWVLILMLVLSVISLAIMLERAWLYWSLRDDAAALMRDLGRFLRGGDLDGAKKRLEQSPSAEAAVVMAGIVEARMGAEAAEEAMAGASALQKLKLERRITFLGTLGNNAPFIGLLGTVIGIVGAFDELGKAKNATLTGAAQVAPEAVMANIAEALVATAVGLLVAIPAVAAFNTFQRIVRTTLGNTEALAHVLLAHLKATGEGGAAVEEAMQTAASHAERPSKHSRKDAE from the coding sequence ATGATCGAGAAGGTCAAGAGCGCGATGGTCGGTTTGGGGGCCGGCTGGGTCCTCATCCTGATGCTGGTGCTGAGCGTGATCTCGCTCGCCATCATGCTCGAGCGAGCGTGGCTCTACTGGTCGCTCCGCGACGACGCCGCCGCGCTGATGCGCGACCTCGGGCGCTTCCTCCGCGGCGGTGACCTCGACGGCGCGAAGAAGCGCCTCGAGCAGTCGCCGAGCGCCGAGGCCGCGGTCGTGATGGCCGGCATCGTCGAGGCGCGCATGGGCGCCGAGGCGGCGGAGGAGGCGATGGCGGGCGCGAGCGCGCTGCAGAAGCTGAAGCTCGAGCGGCGCATCACGTTCCTCGGAACGCTCGGCAACAACGCGCCGTTCATCGGCCTCCTCGGCACCGTCATCGGCATCGTCGGCGCGTTCGACGAGCTCGGCAAGGCGAAGAACGCGACGCTCACCGGCGCGGCGCAGGTCGCGCCCGAGGCGGTCATGGCGAACATCGCCGAGGCGCTCGTCGCGACCGCGGTCGGCCTCCTCGTCGCGATCCCGGCCGTCGCGGCCTTCAACACGTTCCAGCGCATCGTCCGCACCACGCTCGGGAACACCGAGGCGCTCGCGCACGTCCTCCTCGCGCACCTCAAGGCGACGGGCGAAGGCGGGGCCGCGGTCGAAGAGGCGATGCAGACGGCGGCGTCCCACGCCGAGCGCCCGAGCAAGCACTCGCGGAAGGACGCGGAGTAA
- a CDS encoding tRNA pseudouridine(13) synthase TruD, translated as MKPRGTIKSTPADFQVDEIPAYEPSGEGSHLYLHLRKTNRTTDQVVADVARALGIERRGVGVAGVKDKVAVTTQWISVPAEGGGDLDERARALAIDGVDVLAVKRHGNKLKTGHLHGNRFAIVVRGVDPARAAEIAASFERIAKEGVPNAFGAQRFGKHGDNVERARAWLTGSARAPADPRLRRFHFSAVQSAAFNAVLEERVKDGSWIVPLHGDLLKKEETGGMFVCTDVQQDRERAAAGEVCPTGPIVGDKMRQPEADAFDLEQRIVAPFIEGIDLRRARSLGEGTRRALRLRVSELLHSSTNDEVAPTPGAVGQSYVSVRFVLPKGAYATTVLSNVFDMIDADREPLSENETEE; from the coding sequence GTGAAGCCCCGCGGCACGATCAAGTCCACGCCGGCGGACTTCCAGGTCGACGAGATCCCGGCCTACGAGCCGAGCGGCGAAGGGAGCCACCTCTACCTTCACCTCCGGAAGACGAACCGCACCACCGATCAGGTCGTCGCCGACGTCGCGCGCGCGCTCGGGATCGAGCGACGCGGCGTCGGCGTCGCGGGCGTGAAGGACAAGGTCGCGGTCACGACGCAGTGGATCAGCGTCCCCGCGGAGGGCGGCGGCGACCTCGACGAGCGGGCCCGCGCGCTCGCGATCGACGGCGTCGACGTGCTCGCGGTGAAGCGGCACGGCAACAAGCTGAAGACGGGCCACCTCCACGGCAACCGCTTCGCGATCGTCGTCCGCGGGGTCGACCCTGCGCGCGCGGCGGAGATCGCCGCCTCGTTCGAGCGCATCGCGAAGGAGGGCGTGCCCAACGCCTTCGGCGCGCAGCGATTCGGGAAACATGGCGACAACGTGGAACGTGCGCGGGCCTGGCTCACCGGGAGCGCGCGCGCGCCGGCGGACCCGCGGCTCCGGCGCTTCCACTTCTCCGCGGTGCAGTCCGCGGCCTTCAACGCCGTGCTCGAGGAGCGCGTGAAGGACGGGTCGTGGATCGTCCCGCTCCACGGCGACCTCCTCAAGAAGGAGGAGACCGGCGGGATGTTCGTCTGCACGGACGTTCAGCAGGACCGTGAACGCGCCGCCGCAGGTGAGGTGTGTCCCACCGGTCCCATCGTCGGCGACAAGATGAGGCAGCCCGAAGCGGATGCGTTCGATCTGGAGCAACGGATCGTCGCTCCCTTCATCGAAGGTATCGACCTCCGCCGTGCGCGCAGCCTCGGTGAAGGCACACGCCGCGCCCTGCGCTTACGTGTTTCCGAGCTGTTGCACTCTTCAACGAATGATGAAGTAGCCCCGACTCCGGGGGCGGTCGGACAAAGCTACGTGTCGGTGCGATTCGTGCTACCCAAAGGTGCCTACGCGACGACGGTCTTGTCGAACGTGTTCGACATGATCGATGCCGACCGAGAGCCACTTAGCGAGAACGAGACAGAAGAATGA
- a CDS encoding HAD-IG family 5'-nucleotidase translates to MRTTERSEVNTPSEEPPHTQQLALPLDDFSRDARGPGIPRTARVFCNRNLKMSGISWVGFDMDYTLAIYDQPAMDDLSIRATIDKLIKRGYPDFIKTIPVSTQFPVRGLLIDKRFGHVLKMDRYKVVHKGYHGFRELSKEELRALYHSKKIRPATPRYHWIDTLYALSEVATYAALVDAMEKKGYAVDYARLFTDIRECIDEAHRDGTILDEVMSNLPRFLHRDPNLAPTLHKLRSAGKKIFLLTNSRWAYTDKLMTYLLGGAMTEYPTWRNFFDVVIVAATKPIFFTEKRPLLEREGEPPMPRASTPNLDSEPKDVNKAARGSQPPAPASPPNPNAPATHPARKLERGKVYEGGNLQDFERALGVTGDEILYVGDHIYGDILRSKKDSAWRTVMVIQELETEIAAYESCREDFAMLEQLEDAREKLEDDLRYYQARIKDATRQIDHRASKAQDGAPREGPSQAELEADRMRFKRAVERIRGKLRQIEAEVTALERRTDLRFHPYWGSLLKESAEQSSFGKQVDDYACLYTSRVSNFLSYSPQQTFRSPRDVMAHEIGM, encoded by the coding sequence GTGAGGACCACGGAGCGAAGCGAAGTGAACACGCCGAGCGAAGAGCCGCCGCACACCCAACAGCTCGCCCTGCCGCTCGATGACTTCTCGCGCGACGCGCGCGGGCCCGGGATCCCCCGCACGGCGCGTGTATTCTGCAATCGTAACCTCAAGATGTCCGGCATCAGCTGGGTCGGCTTCGACATGGACTACACGCTGGCGATCTACGACCAGCCGGCGATGGACGACCTGTCGATCCGCGCGACGATCGACAAGCTGATCAAGCGCGGATACCCCGACTTCATCAAGACGATCCCGGTGTCGACGCAGTTCCCCGTGCGCGGCCTGCTCATCGACAAGCGCTTCGGGCACGTCCTCAAGATGGACCGCTACAAGGTCGTCCACAAGGGCTACCACGGGTTCCGTGAGCTCTCGAAAGAGGAGCTCCGCGCGCTCTACCACTCGAAGAAGATCCGGCCCGCGACCCCGCGCTACCACTGGATCGACACGCTCTACGCCCTCTCCGAGGTCGCCACCTACGCCGCGCTCGTCGACGCGATGGAGAAGAAGGGCTACGCCGTCGACTACGCGCGGCTCTTCACCGACATCCGCGAGTGCATCGACGAGGCGCACCGCGACGGGACGATCCTCGACGAGGTGATGAGCAACCTCCCCCGGTTCCTCCACCGCGACCCGAACCTCGCGCCGACCCTCCACAAGCTGCGGAGCGCGGGGAAGAAGATCTTCCTCCTCACCAACTCGCGCTGGGCCTACACCGACAAGCTGATGACGTACCTGCTCGGCGGCGCGATGACGGAGTACCCCACCTGGCGGAACTTCTTCGACGTCGTCATCGTCGCCGCGACGAAGCCCATCTTCTTCACCGAGAAGCGCCCGCTGCTGGAGCGCGAGGGCGAGCCGCCGATGCCGCGCGCCTCCACCCCGAACCTCGACTCCGAGCCGAAGGACGTGAACAAGGCCGCGCGCGGATCGCAGCCGCCCGCGCCCGCGTCGCCGCCCAACCCGAACGCGCCGGCGACGCACCCCGCGCGCAAGCTCGAGCGCGGCAAGGTCTACGAGGGCGGCAACCTCCAGGACTTCGAGCGCGCGCTCGGCGTCACCGGCGACGAGATCCTCTACGTCGGCGACCACATCTACGGCGACATCCTTCGATCGAAGAAGGACAGCGCGTGGCGCACCGTGATGGTGATCCAGGAGCTCGAGACCGAGATCGCCGCCTACGAGTCGTGCCGCGAGGACTTCGCGATGCTCGAGCAGCTCGAGGACGCGCGCGAGAAGCTCGAGGACGACCTCCGCTACTACCAGGCGCGGATCAAGGACGCGACGCGCCAGATCGATCACCGCGCCTCGAAGGCGCAGGACGGAGCGCCGCGCGAAGGCCCCTCGCAAGCGGAGCTCGAGGCCGATCGGATGCGCTTCAAGCGCGCGGTCGAGCGGATCCGCGGCAAGCTCCGCCAGATCGAGGCCGAGGTCACCGCGCTCGAGCGGCGCACCGACCTCCGCTTCCACCCGTACTGGGGCTCGCTCCTCAAGGAGAGCGCCGAGCAATCGAGCTTCGGCAAGCAGGTCGACGACTACGCGTGCCTCTACACCTCGCGCGTCTCGAACTTCCTCTCCTACTCGCCGCAGCAGACGTTCCGCTCGCCGCGCGACGTCATGGCCCACGAGATCGGAATGTGA